From Haloarcula hispanica ATCC 33960, the proteins below share one genomic window:
- the dinB gene encoding DNA polymerase IV, with the protein MDAARLPGTSGPEQIVAHVDMDCFYAACEQRREPALRGEPLVVGMGYENGATHGAVATASYEARAYGVESAMAISEALERLPRKVDAVDDPALDVEDAGFYRPVEMDFYESVAADVRDILHAEAAVVREVSIDEAYLDVTEQVSWETVESWAQDLKDTIESEVGVAASVGVAPTMSAAKVASDRDKPDGLIVVEPGAVREFFDDLPVEDVHGVGPVTARELASLDIETAGDLAAADPELLAERFGERGREIRRYARGEDERSVTPKGDPKSLSRESAFTEATAEMEAKCRQVRTLADAVADRAQRKGARYQTIGIKVVTPPFDVNTRARSLPGPVEEPDLVRRVALDLLGEFDDDPVRKVGVRVSNLDFSAGEQANLDGFGGGSGTEETTDSSVADNSSETAKEQDEEGQVGLGTFGESEAAGDTMDEDGGPADTHISLPPGQTTLADF; encoded by the coding sequence ATGGACGCCGCGCGGCTCCCTGGAACCAGCGGACCCGAGCAAATAGTCGCGCACGTCGACATGGACTGTTTCTACGCCGCCTGCGAACAGCGGCGGGAGCCGGCACTCAGAGGCGAGCCGCTCGTCGTGGGGATGGGCTACGAGAACGGCGCGACCCACGGGGCCGTCGCGACAGCGAGCTACGAGGCCCGGGCGTACGGTGTCGAGTCGGCGATGGCGATCTCTGAGGCGCTGGAACGGCTCCCACGGAAGGTCGACGCTGTCGACGACCCGGCCCTCGATGTCGAGGATGCTGGGTTCTACCGCCCGGTCGAGATGGACTTCTACGAGTCCGTCGCCGCGGATGTCCGGGACATCCTCCATGCAGAAGCGGCCGTCGTCCGCGAGGTGAGCATCGACGAGGCGTATCTGGATGTGACCGAACAGGTCTCCTGGGAGACCGTCGAGTCGTGGGCACAAGACCTGAAAGACACCATCGAATCGGAGGTGGGCGTGGCGGCGAGCGTCGGCGTCGCGCCGACGATGAGCGCCGCGAAGGTGGCCAGCGACCGCGACAAGCCGGACGGCCTAATCGTCGTCGAACCCGGGGCTGTCCGAGAGTTCTTCGATGACCTCCCCGTCGAGGACGTCCACGGCGTCGGCCCGGTCACCGCCAGGGAACTCGCCTCGCTCGATATCGAAACCGCGGGCGATCTGGCGGCCGCTGACCCGGAACTGCTTGCCGAGCGCTTCGGCGAGCGCGGCCGCGAGATACGCCGCTACGCCCGCGGCGAGGACGAGCGGTCGGTGACACCGAAAGGCGACCCCAAGAGCCTCTCGCGGGAGTCCGCGTTCACCGAAGCGACGGCCGAGATGGAGGCCAAGTGTCGGCAGGTTCGCACCCTCGCCGACGCTGTCGCCGACCGTGCACAGCGAAAGGGCGCGCGCTACCAGACCATCGGCATCAAGGTCGTGACGCCGCCGTTCGACGTGAACACGCGTGCCCGGTCGCTCCCCGGCCCGGTCGAGGAGCCCGACCTTGTCAGGCGCGTCGCGCTCGACCTGCTCGGCGAGTTCGACGACGACCCGGTTCGGAAGGTCGGTGTCCGCGTCTCGAACCTTGATTTCTCGGCCGGCGAGCAGGCCAATCTGGACGGGTTCGGCGGTGGCTCCGGAACCGAGGAGACGACCGATAGCTCCGTCGCCGACAACAGCTCGGAGACGGCTAAAGAACAGGACGAGGAAGGACAGGTCGGTCTCGGAACGTTCGGTGAGAGCGAGGCTGCCGGAGATACGATGGAC